The following nucleotide sequence is from Penaeus vannamei isolate JL-2024 chromosome 10, ASM4276789v1, whole genome shotgun sequence.
TTGCTCTTAATGAACGAATTCCtacgacggagggaggagagaaacgcCCTCCTTGTCTTTTGTTTCGGCGACTGTCTTGTGTCACTGTCCGTCGCGCGTGGCACCCTTGCCTGGCACTCCGCGGTGACAACGCTGCCTCGTTAggggtgggtgtatttgtgtgcgagtttttgaagtgtgtgtgtttgtggtgtgtgtgtatttgtgaagtgtgtgtgtgtgtgtgtgtgtgtgtgtataaacatatatacatatatataaatgtatatatatacatatacatatacgtaaatattatACAAGCAAGCAAcatactccccttcttccccagcaACCCAAATGTCATAAGACCCGAACGACTTCCGTGGCCACTCCAGCGAGAGCTCAGGAGACATCAATCTATTggtcgtcattactattatcaggtGAAAGTGGCCAGCTGATGACGCGGGAGTACccacagggggagggaagaggaggaggggaaagaggaagggaggaggagagagagaaaggcaaggaaggtgaagggaagggaaagaggaaaagggggagggtgcaaggaatgggagaaaggaggaggaggaggagaagaagagagaggaagtgcagggaaggaaaggaggaagaaggagagggcagagcaggagaaaagcagagataaaggtgagtggaaagagaaggagggagtgggagtttgaggaaagtgaaaggatggagaaagaagaaaaagaggaatgagagaggggaaggtgatgagaaggaggagaaaggggggtagggggagttgaAGAAGGAATacaaagggaaagatggaaagaaccagaagattttttaaaaagagggtagaagaggagagtaaaataaagaggagatagaagggagaaaagacatatgtgtaggctgtgtgtctatgtgtgtgtgtgtgtgtgtgtgtgtgtgtgtgtgtgtgtgtgtgtgtgtgtgtgtgtgtgtgtgtgtgtgtgtgtgtagatagataggcaggcaaacaggtaagcagatagataggtagatagacagatagccagatatTCAGGTGAGCGTATggtataaacagatagaaaggaaaatgagtgagagagaaagaacaagagacatAGCGAGAGCAAGCaggcgaacgagaaagagagggaggagggggagggttattcATTCATCTGTCCGTGTTTAGGCATTAAAAACGTACGCTCCATGTTCTAGCAAACGTGCACCAGCGGCCTGAACAGACGAGTACTTAGAATCTCGAATCACCTTTAGCATCATAACAGATCCACAGGTATACCAGCATATTCCCTCCCCTTCGTTAATTTAATTTTTTGCCCATCTAATAATCCAGCGAGAGGCATCACTCCATAGCGTTCATAATCCAGGTAATAATTACGCCAATGAGGCCATGCGAGACTGCACAAACGAGTTATTAAAAACGTGTAAATGAAGGGGCAACTCTCACACTCTTGCTGCCGGGACTCTGCGCGAGCCTCCCTGGCAGCGAGCGAGGGGGACGGTCCTTGTGAATGGACGTGAGGCCTGGGTGGATTTCACGTTGTTTATAACTCGTGTTGTTAGTCTTTGCAGTTGTCTTTTTTTGTACTGTCGCTGcagttgtatttttgttatttttttaaactttGTAAACTAGAAATTGTAATGTACTCACGTCCTGAGCGCAGGTAGTAGAGATAATGATGGGTTTCGTATTGCCGcgacgtgtgtgcttgtgtctggtGCTTGCGCCCTCGCCCGTGGTGCGAGCGCCGAGACCGCTCCTGGACGACGGCGTCTCCGGCCTCGCCTTCGCCGGCTAGGTAGGCAGACAGCTCCGTCAGGGCCCCGAGGATGCTGTCGGGGTCGTTCTCGGACTCGCCCGCCTCCGAGCTCCGGACGTCTTCGTCGTCGTACCTGGCGGAGCGGCCCTTCTTGCGGCGCCGCGCGATCTTTGGGTTCCACGTGCTCTGGCTGAAGGACGTGTCTTCTGAGGTAGACAGAATCGTCTGAAGGCGCTCCAGGTACGCTCGGCTGCCGGCCAGGAAGAAGGCGGTCGAGGGGGCAATGCGCGGCGCCATGGTGTGGGGCGGCACCCCCGCCATCAGCGCCTGCAGCTCCCCGTCGTTGAGGTCAAGGAGCGCTCGGAGGGCGCGGCGAAGGCGGGAGGGGTCGAGCGCGGCGTCGGGGGGCGTGACCGCTACCGCATCCCGAGACACCTCAAGGGACTGACCGCCGCGGCCAGTCACGGACTCGACAGAGGGCACGTGGAAGCAAGCAGCAGGCACAAGCAGGGCCAGCAGCAGCAGGGGTAGCACCAGCAGCACCTGATGCATCACACTACACTCTAAGTCTTCTGAGCACGAACTGTGCACTATAACTACAACGGTCGAGGGTCAGTCGTCCTCAACGAGCACAAGTCGCGTCACAAGGGCGGCGAGTGACCAGGAGGCGGCGGCGCTGGGCAGGTCCGTCCGTGTCGGGTCGCGAGAGCGTGCAGGGTCGCCGCGAGACTGGCTGCGGGAGGCTCACGGCGGCGTCTTATACCGCTCGCACCCCCTCTGCTCGCTGCAGCGTTACACCACACTTCagatgtttatctttatctcactctcgctTCATTCTCCTATATTAAAACACACATTCCTTCGGCCAACATGACAGGTCATTCTGATACGAGAGATATGGTCCCAGGCAGCTGTGTTCCCTGCGCACGCTCTACCTGTCACAACATGTTTGTACCACGTGCCCGCCTCTGGCCGTGCTTGTATGATGCTTATTCTCGTTACAGGCCCATTGATATATTCCCTTCAATGCAAGCTGAATGACGGGAGAAATCCACGGAAATTTACCAGAAATCGAGGACACAATAGGTGTATCTTAGAACATCTTACAAAATCTGACGCAACACTAGTCTAGAAGTCTGGCGGGCACATACCCACCACGtcattctcccccaccctcctcccatccctccaccacgCTCCGACCACACTCCGACCCAgcctatccccatcccccaacccacacccccgCCGCCGTGCTCTCCCACACACGCCGCTCCGACCCATTCATAATATCCTGAAGCctcgctcactcacccacaccTTCCCTTCTTGATCTCCCAACCCACCCAAACCTACCCCAACCCATTTTCCTTCCCTGACACCGATGCGGAAGCAAGACCCACATTGCCAGCACGTGCCCGCTCTTCCCTCTGCCAACCCACCGCCCCATCCTGATCACGTGACGAGGTGTGCGCAGGGCAATCACACAACACACAGTCCTTTCACCTTTACTAAATTACTGAACCTTTCCCTCGTCACGTGGTTGCCCAGGTCAGCGTGGGCGGTCAGCGTGGGCGGGCCAATAGCAGGCGATCTGTAGAAAGATATGATCATCTTATCATCATGGTTACCTAcgccaaggaggttgtgtttttggtAGCGCTGGTTAGTTAGGTTGTTCGTTACTTCGTCTGGTCGTTGGTTAACCGGATAACTCacaaagttatgaatagatttttatgattttcttaccAGAAGTGTGTTTTAGCCTAGCTTATataccattaaattttggtggtgatccgggattttttttaatgattacatcAGTTAATCCTATATACAgagataattattaacatcattacctttattacttccGCCGATGAAGTTATGTTTACGAACGTCACTGGCGTACTTGAGAAAGAGCGGATTTTAAgataattctttaagtgtgaatatttttcgttgcatcagtgaccccattTCCTGGCGAAGGTGTGCGCTCtctaaattattcttatcatagttattatcattattattattgttgttattgttgttgttgttgttattgttattgttgttgttatcatcatcattgttataactcttattactataattgttattatcataattattattatcactattagtattatccttattagtatttttgttattattattattatcattgttattattatcataattatcatcataattatgcttattattatcatttttatcattattactattattatcattactatcatcatcatcatcatcatttgtatcattattattatcattatcataatctatactattattgttactattattattattattattattattattattattattattattattattattattattattattattattattattattattactgttattattattattgccgttgttgttgttgctgttgttgttgttatcattattattattttcattatcattatcaatattattattgttaccattatcattaccattattattactattattttttcattaccattatttcattattgacattatcattactattattattattattatcatcatcattattattattattatcattattattattattattattattattattattattattattattattattattattattattattattattattattattattattatgattattatgattattattattattattattattattattattattattattattattattattattattattattattattattattattattactattatcattattaatattattattatcattattatcatcatcattatcattatcattgttatcactatcatcatcattattatttttcattattattactatcgtccctataattatcatttttattactattatcattatcatcgtcattactactatcagtattattgttgtagacgttattgtttttatcattcttgttattattactattacttttgttattatcattattatcattattatcattattattattattactgttattattattactactactattattactatcattatgattatttttttttactattattataattataatcattattatcacctttatcattattactaagcattaccattgtcattattattattattattattattattattattattattattattattaatattattattattgttgttgttgttgttgttattattataataataataataattattattattattgttattattattattactgttattattatttttattactattattactattattattatcattaccattatcataattatattcattatcatcatttttattgttatcatttttattgtcattattatcatgatcatcattatttccattattattgttattatcatggttatttttatcattatcatctttattattatggttattgttctcattatc
It contains:
- the LOC113802439 gene encoding uncharacterized protein; translated protein: MHQVLLVLPLLLLALLVPAACFHVPSVESVTGRGGQSLEVSRDAVAVTPPDAALDPSRLRRALRALLDLNDGELQALMAGVPPHTMAPRIAPSTAFFLAGSRAYLERLQTILSTSEDTSFSQSTWNPKIARRRKKGRSARYDDEDVRSSEAGESENDPDSILGALTELSAYLAGEGEAGDAVVQERSRRSHHGRGRKHQTQAHTSRQYETHHYLYYLRSGQCPETADGHPKMFCPSPSDQGEWRCIEDLDLCDGTPQCPGKEDEAPTHCLFHNAMRMHLDELTKVVMFKLA